In Helianthus annuus cultivar XRQ/B chromosome 3, HanXRQr2.0-SUNRISE, whole genome shotgun sequence, a single window of DNA contains:
- the LOC110931319 gene encoding uncharacterized protein LOC110931319 codes for MSISVNSNNLTFVNDLNPGKDMWNMKARIIRKWNQRYKMDLIFIDEKGAKIQASIKSHLIPVFDGQLQEDVVILSKFGVGYVVCCGDLEIFDRPPKETKKINFDIQDLEGLVLRCTVWNDYALQFKEFISKIPPHEHVMVVIQHGKCKEWKCEYTVQSDRFATQIFLNEEIDEVNELRRAFFPLHKEFVTDGVKKHVDEISEIEKEMSCVVVAKIKIVQEEYGWFYLACRKCFKKVMGKSEYLQNVENVSDDIIRLPATSLVCPKCRSECSRCKSGESGSVSFVMFDRDVQKLLGLATSDIRERQVKANDTGCFPHEIFRLVDKKTAFKINVLEFNLKNDYHVYTVQKTCDDPVIIAELVGGDGNGAENIDEVTQEVAEVKDVNLSESSQVSSAERTSRLRPTLQPLKLKKILDQVPMEKWKADSSRC; via the exons ATGTCAATATCAGTTAACAGTAACAATCTTACTTTTGTTAACGATTTGAATCCTGGGAAAGATATGTGGAACATGAAAGCGAGAATTATTCGAAAATGGAATCAACGTTACAAAATGGatctcatcttcattgatgaaaaG GGTGCTAAGATTCAAGCAAGTATTAAGAGTCATCTGATACCTGTTTTTGATGGACAGCTTCAAGAAGATGTTGTGATTCTGTCGAAATTTGGTGTTG GATATGTGGTTTGTTGTGGAGATCTTGAAATCTTTGATCGACCTCCAAAGGAGACTAAGAAGATCAATTTCGATATTCAAGACTTGGA GGGTCTGGTTTTGCGGTGTACTGTGTGGAATGATTATGCCCTGCAGTTTAAGGAGTTCATCTCTAAAATCCCACCTCATGAGCATGTGATGGTTGTTATACAGCATGGAAAGTGTAAGGAATGGAAAT GTGAATATACAGTTCAAAGTGATAGGTTTGCAACACAAATTTTTCTGAACGAAGAAATTGATGAAGTTAATGAGCTGAGGAG AGCGTTTTTTCCATTGCATAAAGAATTTGTAACTGATGGTgtgaagaaacatgttgatgagatTAGTGAGATAGAAAAG GAAATGTCTTGTGTTGTGGTTGCGAAAATTAAGATTGTGCAAGAAGAGTATGGTTGGTTTTATCTTGCCTGTCGTAAGTGTTTCAAGAAGGTGATGGGTAAAAGTGAATACTTGCAGAATGTTGAAAATGTTTCGGATGATATTATTCGATTGCCTGCGACTTCTTTGGTTTGTCCCAAATGTCGTAGTGAAT GTTCAAGGTGCAAGTCCGGGGAGAGTGGTAGTGTTTCTTTTGTAATGTTTGATAGAGATGTTCAGAAGCTTCTTGGATTAGCGACGAGTGACATAAGAGAGAGGCAGGTGAAGGCGAATGATACTGGATGTTTCCCTCATGAGATATTTCGATTGGTTGATAAGAAGACTGCTTTTaagattaatgttttagagttcAATCTTAAAAATGACTATCATGTTTATACCGTGCAAAAAACATGTGATGATCCAGTAATAATTGCTGAGTTGGTTGGTGGAGATGGTAATGGTGCTGAAAATATTGATGAG GTTACTCAAGAGGTAGCTGAAGTTAAGGATGTTAACCTTTCAGAATCTTCCCAAGTGTCGTCTGCTGAGCGAACTTCAAGG TTACGGCCGACTCTTCAGCCGTTGAAGTTGAAAAAGATTCTGGATCAAGTCCCAATGGAAAAATGGAAAGCGGATAGCTCAAGATGCTGA